The Lacipirellula parvula genome window below encodes:
- a CDS encoding HEAT repeat domain-containing protein has product MSTRLLTTLRAAAPHAALVALLASTPGCMLWPWDPKENTTIITPGMRAASIREMGPRAKDGDSEAQTKACEQLALQIRTEPDPIVRRAIQETVADFETPMASAMLIAGLNDEDRDVKVTCCRELGKRKEPKAIAPLGNLVAKDADLDVRLAAVDALGAMKTKESIASLAAALKDRDPAMQYAGVEAMKKVSDEDLGNDVQAWRQYADRIAGPAPAASIATQPADTTVK; this is encoded by the coding sequence ATGTCGACGAGACTTCTGACGACTCTCCGCGCGGCAGCCCCGCACGCGGCTCTCGTCGCGCTGCTAGCGTCGACGCCGGGTTGCATGCTTTGGCCGTGGGATCCGAAAGAAAACACGACGATTATCACTCCCGGCATGCGGGCGGCGTCGATCCGCGAGATGGGCCCCCGCGCGAAAGATGGCGATAGCGAAGCTCAGACGAAGGCTTGCGAGCAGCTTGCCCTGCAGATCCGCACAGAGCCCGATCCAATCGTTCGCCGCGCGATCCAAGAAACCGTCGCCGATTTTGAGACGCCGATGGCCAGCGCGATGCTCATCGCCGGCCTCAACGACGAAGACCGCGACGTCAAAGTCACTTGCTGCCGCGAACTCGGCAAACGCAAGGAACCGAAGGCGATCGCCCCGCTAGGCAACCTTGTCGCCAAGGACGCCGATCTCGACGTTCGCCTGGCGGCCGTCGACGCCCTGGGCGCGATGAAAACGAAAGAAAGCATCGCCAGCCTTGCCGCGGCGCTCAAAGATCGCGACCCCGCGATGCAGTATGCTGGCGTCGAGGCCATGAAGAAAGTCTCCGACGAAGACCTCGGCAACGACGTGCAAGCATGGCGTCAATACGCAGACCGCATCGCCGGGCCGGCGCCGGCCGCTAGCATCGCAACTCAGCCTGCCGACACGACGGTTAAATAA
- the mobB gene encoding molybdopterin-guanine dinucleotide biosynthesis protein B: MKRIHILGRKNNGKTTLMVELVAHLTACGLRVGTIKHTHHAHELDTPGKDSHRHREAGACVSAILSRSMNAVFWPPERPREEAAAKGTYDRYAEFAPHFAGCDLVLVEGDTTCEGTKIEVWRAVVGSEPMAPHDPQIRAIVSDDAIDLPIPRVPRSDIAAIAAKVRELAGIT, translated from the coding sequence ATGAAGCGCATCCATATCCTTGGCCGCAAGAACAACGGTAAGACGACGCTGATGGTCGAGCTCGTCGCCCATCTCACGGCGTGCGGGCTGCGGGTCGGCACGATCAAACACACGCATCACGCGCATGAACTCGATACGCCAGGAAAAGATTCGCACCGGCATCGCGAAGCAGGGGCCTGCGTTTCGGCGATCTTGTCGCGGTCGATGAACGCCGTCTTCTGGCCGCCGGAGCGGCCGCGCGAGGAAGCGGCTGCAAAGGGAACCTACGATCGATACGCGGAATTTGCGCCCCACTTCGCCGGCTGCGATCTTGTGCTCGTCGAAGGAGACACGACCTGCGAGGGAACGAAGATCGAGGTTTGGCGAGCCGTAGTCGGTTCAGAGCCGATGGCGCCGCACGATCCGCAGATCCGGGCGATTGTGAGCGACGACGCGATTGACTTGCCGATTCCGCGCGTGCCGCGCAGCGATATCGCGGCGATTGCCGCAAAGGTACGCGAGTTGGCTGGGATCACTTAA
- a CDS encoding cystathionine gamma-synthase family protein: MSHSPQPPADQPNPLASAQRATQAIWGGEGGTTWQRATQTPVVNSVSFGYGDCDEWRSVALGETPGHIYGRNTNPTVQVFEEKVRLLEGAAAATSFATGMAAISDTLFTLLAPGDRVVSVVDTYGGTNRLFSEFLPRVGVVVELCQTEDAEAIERAIDGGLRVLYLETPTNPTCKVLDLARLAQRAHERGAIVVVDNTFATPINQQPLQLGADLVIHSATKFLGGHADALGGVLAGDAELVRSVYQRREITGATLHPEAAYLLLRGMKTLALRVERQNFNALTVARHLQQHPRVAQVFYPGLEDHPNHDVAKRQMTGGFGGVLSFQLHGEFDAVKRFLPRLQLAHRAANLGAVETVVAPPATGSHVELTAEQRAALGIPETLVRYSCGIEDVRDLIADLDQALGA; the protein is encoded by the coding sequence GTGAGCCATTCGCCGCAGCCACCCGCCGACCAACCAAATCCACTCGCCTCCGCTCAACGCGCGACGCAAGCCATCTGGGGAGGGGAGGGGGGCACGACCTGGCAACGTGCGACTCAGACGCCGGTCGTCAACAGCGTCTCGTTTGGCTACGGCGATTGCGACGAATGGCGGAGCGTCGCCCTCGGCGAAACGCCGGGCCACATCTACGGACGGAACACCAACCCCACCGTGCAGGTGTTTGAGGAAAAAGTCCGTCTGCTCGAAGGGGCCGCGGCGGCGACAAGCTTCGCCACCGGCATGGCCGCGATCAGTGACACGCTCTTCACGCTACTGGCGCCGGGCGATCGCGTCGTTTCGGTCGTCGACACCTACGGCGGCACCAACCGACTCTTCAGCGAATTCTTGCCCCGAGTCGGCGTCGTCGTCGAGCTCTGCCAAACCGAGGATGCGGAAGCGATCGAACGGGCGATCGATGGAGGGTTGCGGGTGCTCTATCTCGAGACGCCCACGAACCCGACCTGTAAGGTGCTCGATCTCGCGCGGCTCGCCCAGCGGGCGCACGAGCGCGGAGCGATTGTCGTCGTCGACAATACCTTCGCGACGCCGATCAATCAGCAGCCGCTGCAGCTTGGCGCCGACTTAGTGATCCATAGCGCCACGAAGTTTTTGGGAGGGCATGCCGACGCGCTCGGCGGCGTGCTGGCGGGCGACGCGGAACTTGTCCGCAGCGTTTACCAACGCCGCGAGATCACCGGAGCGACGCTCCACCCAGAAGCGGCGTATCTGCTGCTGCGCGGCATGAAGACGCTGGCGCTCCGCGTCGAGCGGCAGAATTTCAACGCCCTCACCGTCGCGCGGCATTTGCAGCAGCACCCGCGCGTCGCTCAAGTGTTCTACCCTGGCCTCGAAGACCATCCGAACCACGACGTCGCCAAGCGACAGATGACGGGCGGATTTGGCGGCGTGCTGAGCTTTCAGTTGCATGGCGAATTCGACGCCGTGAAGCGGTTCCTGCCACGACTGCAGCTGGCGCACCGTGCCGCGAATCTCGGCGCCGTCGAAACAGTCGTCGCTCCGCCGGCGACTGGCTCTCACGTTGAGCTGACCGCTGAGCAGCGCGCGGCGCTCGGCATTCCGGAAACGCTGGTGCGTTACTCGTGCGGGATTGAGGATGTGCGCGATCTCATCGCCGATTTGGATCAGGCACTTGGGGCGTAA
- a CDS encoding ABC transporter ATP-binding protein, with amino-acid sequence MIELKNFGKQYGDFTAVENLNLKIEAGEMFGFIGPNGAGKSTTIRFLATLLKASHGEGTVNGHSVTKDPIAVRRSVGYMPDNFGVYDGMKVWEFLDFFAVAYQVPKSRRKAVLTDVLELLDLTHKRDDFVNGLSRGMKQRLCLAKTLVHDPPVLILDEPSSGLDPRARLEVKALLKELRRMGKTILISSHILTELADCCTSIGIIERGQLLLHGPIEKVYRQIQRNRTLEVRFSGDPAAGVSLIRSDPKVRQVIEDTRSCTVELDGGDDDVQRLLRQLALAECGLVSFADKEPTLEDVFMLVTKGLVT; translated from the coding sequence ATGATCGAACTAAAAAACTTCGGCAAGCAATACGGCGACTTCACCGCCGTCGAGAACCTCAATCTCAAAATTGAGGCGGGGGAAATGTTCGGCTTCATCGGGCCGAACGGCGCCGGGAAGAGCACGACGATTCGCTTCCTCGCGACGCTGCTCAAGGCGAGCCATGGCGAGGGGACCGTCAACGGCCACAGCGTGACGAAAGACCCGATCGCCGTGCGGCGGAGCGTCGGCTACATGCCCGACAACTTCGGCGTTTACGACGGCATGAAGGTCTGGGAGTTTCTCGACTTCTTCGCCGTCGCCTACCAGGTGCCGAAGTCGCGCCGCAAGGCGGTGCTAACCGACGTGCTCGAACTGCTGGACCTCACGCACAAGCGGGACGACTTCGTCAACGGCCTGTCGCGCGGTATGAAGCAACGGCTCTGCCTCGCGAAGACGCTCGTGCACGATCCACCTGTACTGATTCTCGACGAGCCGTCGAGCGGCCTTGACCCGCGGGCTCGCTTGGAAGTGAAGGCGTTGCTCAAAGAATTGCGGCGGATGGGCAAGACGATCCTCATTTCTAGCCATATCCTCACCGAACTCGCCGACTGCTGCACGTCGATCGGCATCATCGAACGCGGTCAGTTGCTGCTCCACGGGCCAATTGAAAAGGTCTACCGCCAGATCCAGCGCAACCGCACGCTCGAGGTCCGCTTCTCCGGCGACCCCGCGGCCGGAGTGAGCTTGATTCGCAGCGATCCGAAGGTGCGGCAGGTGATCGAGGATACGCGCAGCTGCACGGTGGAACTCGACGGCGGCGACGACGACGTCCAGCGGCTGCTGCGTCAGCTCGCGCTCGCCGAGTGCGGGCTCGTGTCGTTCGCCGACAAAGAGCCGACGCTGGAAGACGTGTTCATGCTCGTCACCAAAGGTCTGGTGACTTAA
- a CDS encoding AAA family ATPase: MRASTLEPPKDDLLESLLGGDAYRPPEPQTLEETGLSPVVIETLILKYLLQVGSASGREIAARICLPFRLLEELLLSLRSRQMVVHKGQSQLSDYYYALTDVAQERARVAAAACAYVGPAPVPLDDYIMSVEAQTIRAEAVRRRDVEQAFGDVSVDGPTMELLGPAINSGAGLFLYGFPGNGKTTIAKRITRCFGQHMWIPQTIVEDGQIVKLYDAAFHEAVRTTESNIIKVAAHDQRWIKIRRPTVVVGGELTMDSLEIRHDANTNVSEASLQMKSNGGCLLIDDFGRQRIEPAALLNRWIVPLENRHDYLTLATGKKIQVPFDQLIIFSTNLEPTDLADEAFLRRIPYKIEIVDPSIEEFRKLFQSACLAMGCPYQPQAVDYLVQTHYRPYGRPLRRCHARDLLAAAANYCVFNDTPMQLTPQLLDRVAKSYFTALNG, encoded by the coding sequence ATGCGCGCAAGCACCCTGGAACCACCCAAAGACGACCTGCTCGAGTCGCTGCTAGGCGGCGATGCGTACCGACCTCCCGAGCCGCAAACGCTCGAGGAAACGGGCCTATCGCCCGTGGTGATTGAGACGCTCATCCTGAAGTATTTGCTGCAGGTCGGCTCGGCCTCGGGCCGCGAGATCGCCGCCCGCATTTGCCTGCCGTTCCGTCTGCTGGAAGAGCTGCTGCTTAGCCTCCGCAGTCGGCAAATGGTGGTTCACAAAGGCCAGTCGCAATTGAGCGACTACTACTACGCCCTCACCGACGTCGCTCAGGAGCGTGCTCGCGTGGCGGCTGCGGCCTGCGCTTACGTCGGCCCGGCGCCAGTGCCGCTCGACGACTACATCATGTCGGTCGAGGCCCAAACGATTCGCGCTGAAGCGGTCCGCCGTCGCGACGTCGAACAGGCCTTCGGCGACGTCTCGGTCGACGGCCCGACGATGGAACTCCTGGGGCCCGCGATCAACTCCGGAGCCGGCCTGTTCCTCTACGGCTTCCCCGGCAACGGTAAGACGACGATCGCCAAGCGGATCACGCGCTGCTTCGGCCAGCACATGTGGATTCCGCAGACGATCGTTGAGGATGGCCAGATCGTCAAGTTGTATGACGCAGCGTTCCACGAAGCGGTGCGGACGACCGAGTCGAATATCATCAAAGTCGCTGCTCACGATCAACGGTGGATCAAAATTCGCCGCCCCACGGTCGTCGTCGGCGGCGAGTTGACGATGGACAGCCTCGAAATTCGTCACGACGCGAACACCAACGTCAGCGAAGCGTCGCTGCAAATGAAGAGCAACGGCGGCTGCTTGCTGATCGACGACTTCGGTCGGCAGCGGATCGAGCCTGCGGCGCTCCTTAATCGCTGGATCGTCCCGCTCGAAAATCGACACGACTACCTGACGCTCGCCACTGGCAAGAAGATCCAAGTTCCGTTCGATCAGCTGATCATCTTTTCGACCAATCTCGAACCGACAGATCTGGCTGACGAGGCGTTCTTGCGGCGTATTCCCTACAAGATCGAGATCGTCGACCCTTCGATCGAAGAGTTCCGCAAGCTCTTCCAGTCAGCTTGCCTGGCGATGGGCTGCCCCTATCAGCCGCAGGCGGTCGATTACCTCGTACAGACCCATTACCGGCCGTATGGCCGACCGCTCCGCCGTTGTCATGCTCGCGACTTGCTCGCGGCGGCGGCGAATTACTGTGTGTTCAACGACACGCCGATGCAGTTGACGCCGCAGCTGCTCGACCGCGTCGCCAAGAGTTACTTCACCGCCCTCAACGGTTAA